The following proteins are encoded in a genomic region of Fervidobacterium pennivorans DSM 9078:
- a CDS encoding glycosyltransferase translates to MRVLQINSVCGVGSTGRIMLQIHNTLKEKGHESYIAYGRKPVRNCEEAIRIGNDLDVYFHVLLTRMFDLHGFGSKKATKEFVKTVEKINPDIIHLHNIHGYYLHIEVLFDFLKRYDKPVVWTLHDCWAFTGHCAYFLYARCDKWKTGCYSCPEKKAYPKSVFLDNSKSNYQRKRKIFTGVRNMTLVTPSQWLAGLVKESFLAEYPVKVIPNGVDVSIFKPTPSDFRKRFGLANKFVILGVANVWDRRKGFDYFLELSKYLSDDEVIVLVGVSDKQIKMLPRNVIGIKRTSLAKELAEIYTAADVFFNPTLEDNYPTVNLEAQACGTYVITFDSGGSSETIVSEKSGMAIKPCSAKYILDLVKSLKSIGTKGVIIESSMRSVISHQFMVNSYIGLYEELYCEGNEKVVGV, encoded by the coding sequence TTGGAAGCACTGGAAGAATAATGTTGCAGATTCATAACACTTTGAAAGAAAAGGGGCACGAAAGTTACATTGCATACGGACGTAAGCCAGTGAGAAATTGCGAAGAAGCTATAAGAATAGGCAATGACCTTGACGTGTACTTTCATGTTTTACTCACTCGAATGTTTGATTTGCATGGATTTGGTTCAAAGAAAGCAACAAAGGAATTTGTAAAAACTGTGGAGAAAATTAACCCAGACATAATACATCTGCATAACATACACGGGTACTACTTGCACATAGAGGTACTCTTTGACTTTCTAAAACGATATGATAAGCCCGTTGTTTGGACCTTGCATGACTGCTGGGCTTTCACAGGTCACTGTGCTTATTTTCTCTATGCAAGGTGTGATAAATGGAAGACAGGCTGTTATTCATGTCCAGAAAAGAAGGCATATCCCAAAAGTGTTTTTTTGGACAATTCTAAATCAAATTATCAACGAAAAAGAAAAATCTTTACTGGTGTTAGAAACATGACATTGGTAACACCATCTCAGTGGTTAGCAGGACTGGTCAAGGAATCCTTTTTGGCAGAGTACCCAGTAAAAGTAATTCCAAATGGTGTTGACGTGTCTATCTTCAAACCAACTCCGAGCGATTTCAGAAAGAGGTTTGGGTTGGCCAATAAGTTTGTGATACTCGGAGTTGCTAATGTATGGGATAGGAGAAAGGGTTTCGACTATTTCTTAGAATTGTCTAAATATCTATCCGATGACGAAGTTATCGTACTTGTTGGGGTATCAGATAAACAAATTAAAATGCTACCAAGAAACGTAATAGGTATAAAGAGAACCAGCTTAGCAAAAGAGCTTGCCGAAATTTATACAGCAGCAGATGTGTTTTTTAATCCCACGTTAGAAGACAATTATCCAACCGTAAATCTTGAAGCACAGGCGTGTGGAACATATGTAATAACCTTTGACTCTGGCGGTTCTAGTGAAACTATCGTTTCAGAGAAATCAGGGATGGCTATAAAACCTTGCAGCGCCAAATACATCTTGGATTTGGTAAAAAGCCTGAAGTCAATTGGTACAAAAGGTGTAATTATAGAGAGTTCGATGAGAAGTGTTATTTCTCACCAGTTTATGGTAAACTCATATATTGGCTTGTACGAAGAGTTATATTGTGAAGGGAATGAAAAAGTTGTTGGCGTCTAA